Genomic segment of Tubulanus polymorphus unplaced genomic scaffold, tnTubPoly1.2 scaffold_27, whole genome shotgun sequence:
ccaattgatttatttacaatacacaaattcatataatcaaatatattttaataataattattattctattattcaactgaaatacacacggttatgaaaatatattatagttttaaattacttttaatgttttgtttttaatgaactcgaccattcaacctttaacctgaaagcctattatccctattactcttaaaataatcatgtatatgaataacatttaaattgacagattattcaatataaaagtgtaagctcttatagaatagatgtataaatagttattttataaacttatattcatagggaaattgtagtctcagtaataattttgaacctttattattctttaatttattcatatattcatcatgtaattcagtaggtataatttgattttcttccaatgattgttgcatagattttctatctttgttataaaataaaactagaaatcttatattctccctaaagtctttaacaattgaattatatttttgatttaaaacccatgttgttatcccaagatgtcttccagagaaagctagataacataactcactttctctcacttttgaatcatgtaaattagcgcaatcatctataatgaataatgtatttgatcctttataagtatcaattgctatttttatacaattatctaaattttcttttactgttttaggatttaatataataaacttttttatcttaactatatctctattatatgttttattcatttcataagtaggacagaataatattatattatcaaaatgattcttataaatagtttctaacaaatctaatatgaaatgtgttttaccacaattggttacaccagtaactaacatattatgcggttcaaatataaataaatctttattcctttaagagtttttgttttcaatactttttctattttgtattctatttcatctggatttggtacaagtgataattcttgttcatagaaataacctaatatttcttcatcttttagatcttctagtttataaacaaatggtttagttaatattatctttttaatcttgaatacttcttctgtaaaattaggggtataaccttaataaaatgtttttctatatttagatattctaacgtgttgtccaattttaaatttaggttccccgaaatcatgtgtaacaaacgctccatataaattattccaaactatttctgaattatctccTTTTCTTActttgtataggtttcatgtttatagaactatgtttagaattattataacctttcactaaatcatctaacacatcgatatatttatatgtttcattagcagtaaaatatttccacattctagttttcaatgttttattaaatctttctataatagatgcttttttataaaaataatctacatcgttatcagataatagttttttgaaatgtttgttataaaattccttaccttcatcaaattgtatcttatctggaattgcttctttaaatatagatttaaaagcatttgttacttctataccagttttatttttgattggaattgaccatgtgtatcgactgaatatgtctataacatataatatccagaaatatcctttgttgtattcttctaagttcttcatgtcaattaaatctgcttgccattgttgatcgatatatgaaaccataacttttcttgttaaataagtttcatccattttcttgtggatttgatatgttggttgattttgtaaccatgattttaactcactatattttatatcaccgtgtgggtgccgtatggcaccaTTTTcgttatcagatttaattttatcccataattctgaaacgctagaatatgatacttcactttctgggttataatataaatatctaaaatattgttctttttcatcttattttaatccattaataataatcttggtttattttcaatgactttatcatttgacttattttctggtatgataggtttattatcattggaatcatctttatcatcagatttgaattttgatttatatattacaccggataatataataactgttactaatccaattgtaatatataatttataattacttccagcattagaagaatcagatggattattatttgaatcaatatcagataatttctgtgattcatttataacagttaatttctttttcttagctttttttaattctgaagatcttttacctaattctcttgtccatttaatttgtttctcggatctaggcttcttcttaacgctatcactcatttattttagttaatttttgtcctgattcattttctgtttcgacgtttggttgtagtacatctgtttcgttcttacctgatttatattccataggcttgatgttcgaaaatgttatgacaccagtagaaattaatgtcataaccgatcctaattgaaatgaagcatatccaacccatttttgtaattcagtcataactaagtagtcatttttcaaatcactatataatttattttcatcattaattggtattaactggtgacataacttagaataacatttgacaataccatctgaaatagaatcatttattctagctaatcttgactcttcataaaatcttaaaatgttttattactttatcgggtttcatagcatctagttcttgataagttaaaatttttcccaagaaatccttagatttcccgccagcaattaataattgaagatgatgcttacaatataaatagtattcataatcaatattacaatttacttgagcacaattagttacaactgtatctttattatcacttatacccaaatcatctaatgtcttttcaatatcaatactattcttactcgatttctttgacatttatatatgagaaaaaagcgaaaaaaatattataagtattcttcaaatgataccagtatctctttagattaatactagcttagttaaaggtaaagaattttagtattagttattgtatttttagtattttttatttgtgatataaagtattctcttttgaaaagaattgtaaaagaaaatatcaaaaattaaaatagaaataatggctagttgaagttattgtttttttaatatattttatttgaattctatttgatatctcactacttttgtctatctattaggagcagtaattataactgtccagataagtcatttcggatccttgatatcaaattcctcaacgtatttttcattatgtgttgagttccataattcaacaaatgtctttgctttatccagttgatctaaatataactgtatatctagtttattagatttaattatgttttccttcttttctaaaggtcttaaatttttccagcTCCATATTAGCTtcttattgtattcatcattcatgtcaaatttagaaatcggcaacacatgatcggttcctgaacttcgctgaaaaagctgaaacactgaaaagctgaaacgctgaaataaaaacgctgaaatttcagggaatttccgaaaaacgccgaaatttcagggaattcccgaaaaacgctgaaatcgtgctaggtaccgacaatacactttttgaaatgttttccggGCCGTCGTCCGctgacgagtcctgaaccgtgttttatgctctaccttcggttacagagacatgccttaaggtcgtcgtcatatacgacttgatcgattgcggattgcgtggattgttagatgtgttttttgccatagttttatgtgcatataccggtacgatctaacaatgaagttatcacttcatttgaataaattcttaatcacagtaatattaattcacaatattttttcttatgtttggtgatttcttgcaacttatcattgccaagtctcatacaagtagtagctgaatgaaagtacagttaggctgaacctgataacccaaattaagtgctagcatggaactaatgattattttgattctattttcggtgtcattgaaattcgttaataaaggttcaaccgtcatagtatactgtacttagcattgctacaattgggtgccatatttctacaatttctacaaggaggaaggaatctttaagtgtctttgttcccgggtggggtacggggtaaaacctggtttactttcgacttgccggagactactatctgcaatgtattgcatgctttgatgtgtctggcctataggagtcgaccgatatttttttcccatacacaggcatggctttagtgtagatgaaggctaggcactgcacattgtggattgactggaactcttaactcacaaaattaaacgagtcaacaagaaagatccaataattggacatttgtctaactatattatttaacagcttgaaataatacataacacattctgcaagagtatacaaaggaaatcagttcttacattatatcagaatcaatagttcgcttaactctggctagaattctggttccattgcttcatattctaatgaaatccactagtataccttagaatatcgcttagcttaagactaaaaatttggtaccaggaaacagggaagaaaagtgggtgtactgtacatccgcaattgacttatttctctctggttgaatcaagttattattgaaatagcattcgaatagccattttatttttaaaaattgtgtcgttcagctatcctgctgcaaatttcgcagttgaagtttactggtgccatctgatttctcagtatctcaaaaaatttgcacattctaagcctgaatctaaaaatagaaaaaggtgcattttagtcggatataaaagaatagtggctaatacaccctggactatatagcctatggggtgggcctagtttgaaagcactgaggtccgagagaacagcacttagtaaataaatactgaaattaaacttacaaaacacccagtacttgagatgatgtacttgacaagaagtgtcaccagctaagcaaatcaactttgtctatgactcctccttttatagattcagtagtagtctaaaaataagaatgggttcatttttctaacagttggtatgtcatttcttcaaaaaaaataattattatcacgccacagcaaataaattattcacagttgttgaatggttagcccgatttagattaattggttgacgctaatcagtatgacccatacgtaggggcctactgcatgccattggcgtcaatccattccattccattccacagtgaattaaaaagaaatttagttagatcccttttgtccaaaagctgcatcatttatataactagctgtcaaatttaatttacctccttcagagaataccatagtgacatagtccgtcgcccatcaacgtgttgacaaaagcaaagttgctccatgttttatacatgaacgttcaaataagatattttgcgtcttgcagggaatattgagcatagtgtttaagttggcttgcacggtttgtgtatgggttttcctcattatgctgcctgtatgcattaaaaatccggatttcaagcgaattaatttgtccaacaagtggccctctagaagtatactccacacatactgtccatgcgtgtctctgtaaccgaaggtagagactaaaacacggttcaggactcggcagcggacaccggcccggaaaatatttcaaaacgtgtattgttggtacctagcacgatttcagcgtttttcgggaattccctgaaatttcggcgtttttcggaaattccctgaaatttcagcgtttttatttcagcgtttcagcgtttcagtgattcagctttttcagcgaagttcaggaaccggaaAATACACGCAGTTTCCTTAAAATTCAACGCATTTCTATAGACGCTATTTCTCAGCTGTGCCTTTAATGACGTTGCAGCGCGCACCTGCTGATCTAGCCGACGCTGAACAGTAAGCTATGTAAACAACGAAATGAGGTCCAAAATCAcgttacaaaattacaaattgCGCGTAAACTAAACATTTTTGAACAGAACAGTTGAAGATGAGTGTATAGATGAATCgaatacatcatattttgaaatttaaaaaaagtgtCGGTTACTCTTTAAGTTTATTTGACAGTGGTACCGCTTCCTGTGTTTCACAGTATGTCTACACGTAAAACTGTTCTACCGAACACACAGGTCTGAAGTGCTAGGACTTCTAGAACTGCTAAACATATGACAGgcttttatttgttttaatcCACACTCAGATCATTCGTTTAATCCCAGCATAAGTCTCTGGGGTCTACTGTgcatatttctgtatttatCGTTATTAGACATATTCCATTCGAAAACATCAAATTTCCTCTATGGGGGTAGTTAACCTTTAACTTTCGTTAACAGTAAACATAAATACAGCGAGACCGATAGTACTTTTATTTACAGTGTGCATGATCGCTTTCTCGTGTTCAGCACCAAATTTGGTGCCGAAGTATTTGTCATGTGCCATGTCGTCCGTTTTTCATTTCGCAGTCTACAATCATCTTTTCTGGTGTCATTTCACGCGCGACTAAGTTAACCAGTACTGGGTTATGTCGTGGTATGTCAGCCTGTCGGTGCCTAAATGTAAGGAATAAGAAtaaattaagttttttttttttgtcgttaGACACACACCATCAGTCAAACAAAAATgaggaattatttcaattcatacGTTTTTTGGTGAATATCTATTTTGGCAACAATAATTGAAGTAGATCGCATAATGGACCTTCGACTGCACCAGAAAATGTGCACTTACGTGTGAAAAACAAACCAAGTCGCTCTCCACAACACTGGTGCCAGTAATAAGCTTAATGTGGTCAAACCCAGTACAAGAAGATAAACCTAATAATAAacaagaacatttaaaatttgattagagTCACTCGCTGTGTCTCGACCTGACCCAAAACATAATCATGATATATAACATTACTGCATTTTTCTGGATATCATTGAGGGGGGGACCTGAAAATGCTGTGCTATAGATGATATTTGCAACATGGGCACTTTTCAAAAATGTCTGGGGCAGCCCTGCTAGGGCCGGCCCCCTGAAAAGGCACCCAAAATGGTGATGACGGTGCGCCAGACTGATCGATCGCGGCGCAAAACACAATTAATTAAAGGGgtcaatttttatatttcaaatgtttttttagaCAATCACGACCATTGATAGATACAATGTGCATCTAGATATGTTTTGGACACTTAAGCCTGGAGACATTTTAGTCTGCGTTTGCGATCTATACCGCTTTTTGACGgcattttgattgattttggtTATCAATACTACGTCATCGAACAGCTTATGGCAACTACGCCATACGATATGATATACGGATCTGCCAGACCACACACCGGTCACTGAATTTGGGGATAAAGACCTTTCACACGTCGAAAGTTTTAAGATGGGCATTATTACCAAAAGGTGTTATTCGATGTACGGGCCTGTGGCTGGCCATTTTCACGCCTTCTAGAAACTTCTCAAACCCTGCATTCGACGATTATGGCTTAATCGACTAATATCAACCATTTGATCTGGCATGTGATCTATTTTCAATCGTGGGAGTTGAACTACAGAACTCGAGAACGTATTTCCCATGAATCAAGCTTTCAACGAGGTCCTACAGTCACAAGATGGCATCATCGGTTTATTAAGTAAAACCATTGTAATCCTGGATGCAGGAATATGTTGAACAATTTACCGCCTTCGGTGTGATCGACTTTAATAAGGATGGAAAGCACTTCGTGACCGAGATGCTCACCTGTACAAGTGACAGATGGGGAGCGATCGTAACCCGTAAGAAAAACGTGTAATCATTTTGTTTATCGGGATGCGTGCGGGAGTGTTTTacttatttaaaaaaagaaacaaaaacatatttctgCATGCGGGATgcccatttttattttcatttcttactGACGAACTTTTCTGACGCgcggaaaatgaaattgttgagATTCAAGCTATTTTCATGTCGCCTTAAAGAATAAATGGAAGAAATTTTGCATCAATTTACTGAAATTTTGTTACTGCAATTTGTACTCAAATTATTGAGTTTGGAATGAAAATGTAGAAAAAGTATCGCTAATTAATGAATTCCTGTGAATCAATGCTCAAATTTGCTTTGGGACGGTATCAGAGTATACCTTTGTCGATattagttgtcgaataaacactataatccgtgtaaactgtagataaatgaagaaatcccacacttcgaatttgaaattatacgatcagatttattattacgaaaccacaacggttcggctgttgactaacagccatcatcaggtgccattccacctgatgatggctgttagtcaacagccgaaacgttgtggtttcgtaataataaatctgatcgtataatttcaaattcgaagtgtgggatttcttcatttaccTTTGTCGATGTTCGTTCAAACCCCGATAACTTTCTTTCGGGTCGGCGTCCAGAAGATCATTGCGGTGACCGCGAATATTCTTCATagcaaatttttttaaactatgCTTTCGACATAATGAATGGATGATTTTGGCCATAGACCCGAAAAATCCTCATAGAAGATAACATTTTTAGATAAACTGATATTGTATTCTCAATGTAAGAAGAAATGGTGATCATTGATGAACTCCAAAGTTTTCTTCTGACAGCTTCGCATGTTTTCTGGCAAATGAATTCAGTGTCATTCCAAATGAGTTAAGGTGGTCTTACCTCTCTCGATATTAGTCCCAATTTCAGAGCACGACTTCCGAGTACAAATGCATATTCACTTACTTGTGCCAAGCCAGCAGATACGATCCACTTAGCTGTTCGGCTTTCTTTTGAAAGAACAACTTGCAGCACAAGTACACCAGTAAAAAACTATTGAAAAAGCGTATAATGTTCTGTCAGTAACATTTGGCTTGTGAATGTCTTTCCTACAGGATATCCAAACGTTTCGATCGTCATTCCACTTTTGCTATTTGTCCGTCTACTATCAGAACAGGAAACTATTCATGTTCTATTAGTTAATTGATTAAACTTATCCGACAATATGTCTCACCTTAAAGCCAACAACAGCTAGAGTCAGAGACACAAGcacagttatttcaaacatcatgaaTGAAGGAAAGACGTGCAATCCTAAAAAAGATAAACCGTAGAACATCGTGAGTCACTGCTATGGGTTTGATTGTTTTTGTTGATTCCACAAACAATTGGTAGTTGTCAAATTTCGATTCATGAGTCATATTGTGGGACTATTTAGTAACGGAATTGCCGATTAGAATACCGGGTCACCAGTCAAGTGGATATTTTCACTCAGCTAACTCAGATAATTCAGCTATAAATCCCACAGGAaactgaaaatgagaaatatggATGGACTAATGCACGGAACGAAAATAGACGAAATAAactattttacagttgctagccgccattttgttagggtacttttgtcccgtattgttgggtcatttttttctcttttttaaaaactatccgtgatgcgtgttgtatcatatttcatctgtccatggatggattttgacaacttcagcaacattcaaaccgcgtgaatctctagtatcagttatgtaaaaatcatttctcaaatttacaacaatgcgacatgagagcaatataaaaatcggtggtcagtttttgccgtgcgcatagaaatcaagggtactgaactttgaagttcgttattttcagaaataattttctaaaaaatccaagcatttcaagaactgtgcgcataaatgccccctttcaggtgaactttgaaatttttagatatcttgcctagtttttttcctatggcactttaactgcagcgcgtgtatttcagtatatgggcgttattttttcatttttactacacttgtctctacggaaaatggttttaattgttggtacgagtatcaggttttaatattacggcattaatactgtattccgtTCTCCGGCGCTAGTTCGTAATGGCTGGATTGGTAGCCGCTTTTACAGCAGGCAGAGGCTTACGTACATGCACCCaagaaaacccaaaatatcactcttttgttgtaaatgcaatccacacacttcttgcgtttttgtgatggtagatgtcactttttactttttatcaccGGTGTCTGACATTAGGACTTGATACTTGATATGTCACCACCAAAGCAAGAAAACgttttcctatattttcttcccaatctaatcaatcttgtgtgtacttaatagaaagtattcatagaaagtagctgaatattTGCCCCAACCCATTTGTCCAGCTTTTTGACCACTTCTCCATCCATCtaatttcagtagatttttatgtaaatttattgatagactactgatttaaatggtcatcatactcgattttgtgtgttatatttcttttcttcttccatCTCAATATAGGCCCATATATTCTCTTCCCGCGCGCAACTTCGAATACGTGATCAAAATGCCGTTCAGTCTCGCTGCTAAAACTGGTAAAAAAATCCCTTTAACTCCAACATCTCTAATTTCTTCGATCTATTATATTGCATAAATGCCGTAATATtaaaacctgatactcgtaccaacaattaaaaccattttccgtagagacaagtgtagtaaaagtgaaaaaataacacccatatactgaaatacacgcaaagaaaacagcgccgaatctcggaatgacaatacacgcgctgcagttaaagtgccatagaaaaaaactaggcaagatatcttaaaatttcaaagttctcCTGAAAGGGGgcatttatgcgcacagttcttgaaatgcttggattttttagaaaattatttctgaaaatagcgaacttcaaagttcagtacccttgatttctatgcgcacggcaaaaactgaccaccgatttttatatcgctctcatgtcgcattgttgtaaatttgagaaattatttttacataactgaaaactagagattcacgcggtttgaatgttgctgaagttgtcaaaatccatccatggacagatgaaatatgatacaacacgCATCACGGAcagttttttaaaaatagaaaaaaatgacccaacaatacgggacaaaagtaccctaacaaaatggcggctagcaactgtaaaatggtttattgttgCCCGTTGTCGAGCGCATTGTCTCGATAAAAAAACAAGAGATCAATGATCTCAAGAGCTCTGACTCATACAAAAACATACAAATTTGTCCTCAGTGATAAAGTAAATGGTTGTGCAGTGTATTACGTATTTAAGTTTTAttgaaaacatattcaaaatattgacatattgaatttacaTAACGGAAATAAAGATTACAGGGTTTGTAATTTGTCatcataaataaaactaaataatcatttaatcatTAAATCAAAAGATTTTCGAGCAATTTCAATTTGGAACTAATAACCAGAATAGTATGCAATAGATAGAAGAAACATAAACAATAACTGCCTGtgtttataaatatatcaaattattGCGGTGATATGGCATTGACAGGCTACTATATAAGCTCAGGCATTTTTAGCGGCAGCGTCTATTGCAATGGTTTTGCACTAAGAATAAATGCTATCGGCGAAATTTCGCTGACCTTCAGTTAGGACAGCTAAAaggaatttaatttcaaacacGCATTATCCTCTTTAACTAGTGTTCCTTCAAATATTCCGACAATAGTTTTGCCCTAAGTCGATAACCGCGATAAATGAGCCGCGTTAATGAAATTCTCAAAAGAAATAAAGTCACTTCGTGCCTTACGCACAGTTTTGTGGCAGTAAGTAATTGGAATATCAGGGGTTCAGGCCAGAGGTCGTGAGGTCAACAcatcactcatcaccacaggtaattttttcccctaataaatgggagatagaaaagcattcttagcaacaataaataacagaataaaaccagcaaaaaaaaaacaatttgaaataaaaaagttagtcgatgttacaaaacaaattgaacacaaaatattaaaattagaagataaaaactaaatatggagagaaagtatcagcaaTTTTAAGTTACTGTAATGCTAGTACAACGCGAgaattaaattatttttacccgataaatgggtttcattgagtacagaagattttagaaggatttaaaataattgaccatgggaaaaatgaagacgggtatcatgatttagaagttgttgattaaaaaaataaattgataataaaattaattaaatattaagaatccgaaatgactgaTCTGGACAGGTCAATTGCTCctcatagatagacaaaagtagtgacatatttaattgatacaaaatagaaatattgtttaatgaattaaatttttttttgctttttttctaaaatattaatccattttttatACTACACTTTGGAATTTCAACAGTAGTTATTTCAACTattaatatcataaatttttctttgattttttataTCAACTAtatccaatcaaaatgaatacaattacgaATCCAGttctaaaatatgaatatttttcaaatattattttatcagaaggagtagaaataacaatattttcaccattattattaacactttcattatttatttttctttatagctttttaaattctctcgatttaattcctaattgccgagaccattcaatttgtttttgagttctcggttttttcttcacagttaattccttcaattCTTTCACCTCGCTCATGTATTGTAGACAAATTTTACTCTCAATATttaaaaatgttataactccaatTGATAAAAGCGTCATAAATcctcctaattgaaatgataaatatccaatccatttatttaa
This window contains:
- the LOC141914486 gene encoding transmembrane and coiled-coil domain-containing protein 3-like translates to MMFEITVLVSLTLAVVGFKFFTGVLVLQVVLSKESRTAKWIVSAGLAQVSEYAFVLGSRALKLGLISREVYLLVLGLTTLSLLLAPVLWRATWFVFHTHRQADIPRHNPVLVNLVAREMTPEKMIVDCEMKNGRHGT